The Athene noctua chromosome 11, bAthNoc1.hap1.1, whole genome shotgun sequence genome has a segment encoding these proteins:
- the NHSL2 gene encoding NHS-like protein 2 isoform X3, translated as MAKAEWLLAPWHRGATSNLDLENKKAAHTKLSWQQPVNVFLASGRPPGMEQLHQEAQLNLQSLLQEEYEEQYTESRVTGQTFRATGHLPPDTPPEPSPRPPPAKRLEFVLMPPSRRATEEETAGTTALGARLPDTSLSLPTSPDKQPAWTRAFPLPTVEEKQWHQSCSIQTNIVPINVSGQHFARHASARHSLFNTETAMNPKSTLRRRRTIIGFPNLSLRDQGSANGPTLNTRVPIAESLSCSFVPEATSGGKTPQEISPHQPLSAPLRKTFSDLGARCCQPPATMDSAATPCTSACNGPQGTHFPPSWSTLGYGSPSSPTTSQGKGPPCASPGGSIPSPSPGSPAASFFIATEERAGSNGPGSFSSTVPESPSTSGGGQRCEGREAKVNFLPGGQEEPEPAVEPARLEVERAGCRFRERSLSVPTDSGSLCSVDIAYAETRRGSANYALGYPSASSEGSTSTDNISLGLEPEGQRRRRSKSISLKKAKKKPSPPTRSVSLIKEGQDATAGPSSPLPKDQRPKSLCIPPEPQGHRLVHADPQGSVGREPDGTATPHQWHLTDWKASDPYRSLSSSSTATGTTAIECTKARGSSESLTSPSISRATTPSQLSAEADLKTSSPGRPTGLMSPSSGYSSQSETPTPTVPTSAILGHSPHQVRVRPLVPERKSSLPPTSPMERSPKSRLSFDLPLTPPAHLDLSGLKISLKGKTKVSRHHSDSTFGTKLAQKTSPITPIMPVVTQSDLRSVRLRSISRSEPEDNADGPDHAEELSRGPCLGPERKVKPPVAEKPPLAKRPPIILPKPPPLREEGPLSPTSPPGAATKEKGLPQDGFVVLRKGEWRRSPGDSPLPLTLAGPRRLSQGSLEDEPRPEWSGASEGERRKAKVPPPVPKKPSVLYLPLAPTPAHLGAGMGDQPPTPSPIITLDTDPTCCDPDAEEPPSPEALGTAQASDHSSEQGSSGEAGTEEKSFVSDKTADSIAEEDDDVFVTSRTTEDLFTVIHRSKRKVLGRKEPGDTFGSRPNSHSPVKTSGSPTSDSPAVAGSTGKSSSRNEDFKALLQKKSSKTSPGTRPSAAELLKTTNPLARRVMMEFAPELDGANSPKSQP; from the exons ATGGCCAAGGCGGAATGGCTCCTGGCACCCTGGCACCGGGGAG CCACCTCTAACCTGGACCTCGAGAACAAGAAAGCCGCCCACACCAAGCTGTCATGGCAGCAGCCAGTGAATGTCTTCCTGGCATCTGGGCGCCCGCCGGGCATGGAGCAGCTGCACCAGGAGGCCCAGCTCAACCTCCAGAGCTTGCTGCAAG AGGAGTATGAGGAGCAGTACACCGAGAGCAGGGTCACCGGGCAGACCTTCCGTGCCACCGGCcacctgccccccgacaccccccctgAGCCGTCGCCGCGACCCCCGCCTGCTAAGCGCCTTGAGTTTGTGCTTATG CCCCCAAGCCGGCGAGCAACCGAAGAGGAGACTGCTGGCACAACTGCACTCGGTGCTCGGCTGCCCGACACCTCCCTGAGCCTCCCTACCAGCCCAGACAAGCAGCCAGCCTGGACCAGGGCCTTCCCCCTGCCCACCGTGGAGGAGAAGCAGTGGCACCAGTCCTGCTCCATCCAAACCAACATCGTCCCCATCAATGTCTCGG GGCAGCACTTTGCTAGGCACGCGAGTGCTCGTCACTCCCTGTTTAACACAGAGACCGCGATGAACCCCAAGTCCACCCTGCGGCGTAGACGGACCATTATCGGATTCCCTAACCTGTCCCTGCGAGACCAAG GCAGTGCCAACGGCCCCACACTCAACACACGTGTGCCCATTGCCGAGTCCCTCTCCTGCAGCTTCGTGCCTGAGGCCACAAGTGGGGGGAAGACACCCCAGGAGAtcagtccccaccagcccctctctgccccgCTGAGGAAGACCTTCAGTGATCTCGGTGCCCGCTGCTGCCAGCCACCCGCCACCATGGACAGTGCGGCCACCCCCTGCACCAGTGCTTGCAACGGGCCGCAGGGCACCCACTTCCCCCCATCCTGGAGTACCCTGGGCTACGGGAGCCCTTCCAGCCCCACCACCAGCCAGGGCAAGGGGCCCCCCTGTGCCTCTCCAGGTGGCTCCATCCCATCACCCAGCCCAGGCTCACCCGCTGCCTCCTTCTTCATTGCCACAGAGGAGCGTGCAGGCAGCAATGGGCCTGGCTCCTTTTCCAGCACAGTGCCTGAGTCTCCCTCCACCTCCGGGGGTGGCCAGAGGTGTGAGGGCCGAGAAGCCAAGGTGAACTTCTTGCCAggaggccaggaggagccggagCCAGCTGTGGAGCCAGCACGGCTGGAGGTGGAGCGGGCAGGGTGCCGGTTCCGCGAGCGGTCGCTGTCAGTGCCCACTGACTCGGGCTCCCTCTGCTCGGTGGACATTGCGTACGCTGAGACCCGGCGGGGCAGTGCCAACTACGCCCTGGGCTACCCCAGCGCCAGCTCTGAGGGCAGCACCAGCACTGACAACATCTCCCTGGGGCTGGAGCCAGAGggccagcggcggcggcgctccaAGAGCATCTCCCTCAAGAAGGCGAAGAAGAAGCCCTCGCCGCCCACACGCAGCGTCTCTCTGATTAAAGAGGGGCAGGATGCCACCGCGGGGCCCAGCTCACCACTGCCCAAGGATCAGCGACCCAAGAGCCTGTGCATCCCACCGGAGCCCCAGGGGCACCGGCTGGTGCATGCTGACCCCCAGGGGAGCGTGGGGAGGGAGCCCGACGGCACGGCTACCCCCCACCAGTGGCATCTCACGGACTGGAAGGCCAGCGATCCCTACCGGTCCCTCTCCAGCTCAAGCACAGCCACAGGGACCACAGCCATCGAATGCACCAAGGCACGGGGCAGCTCTGAGTCCCTCACATCCCCCTCCATCTCCAGGGCCACGACGCCTTCCCAGCTCTCCGCCGAAGCAGACCTCAAGACCTCCTCCCCAGGCAGGCCCACTGGGCTGATGTCCCCATCCAGCGGGTACTCCAGCCAGTCGGAAACCCCAACGCCCACCGTCCCCACCTCTGCCATCCTTGGGCACTCCCCGCACCAGGTGCGGGTGAGGCCACTTGTCCCTGAGAGGAAGTCCTCActgccccccacatcccccatgGAGAGGAGCCCCAAGTCCAGGCTGTCCTTCGACCTGCCGCTCACGCCACCCGCCCACCTCGACCTCTCAGGGCTGAAAATCTCCCTGAAAGGGAAGACGAAGGTCAGCCGGCACCACTCCGACTCCACCTTTGGCACCAAGCTGGCCCAGAAGACCAGCCCCATCACACCCATCATGCCGGTGGTCACACAGTCCGACCTGCGCTCCGTCCGCCTCCGCTCCATCAGCCGCTCGGAGCCAGAGGACAATGCTGATGGACCAGATCACGCTGAGGAGCTGTCGCGCGGTCCCTGCCTGGGGCCAGAGAGGAAGGTGAAGCCACCTGTGGCAGAGAAGCCACCACTGGCCAAGCGGCCCCCGATCATCCTGCCCAAGCCCCCACCTCTGCGGGAGGAGGGTCCCCTGTCCCCCACGTCCCCACCAGGTGCCGCCACCAAGGAGAAGGGGCTGCCTCAGGATGGCTTCGTGGTGCTGCGGAAAGGGGAGTGGAGGAGGAGCCCGGGGGACTCCCCCTTGCCCCTGACCCTGGCAGGACCCCGGCGGCTCTCGCAGGGCAGCCTGGAGGATGAGCCACGGCCAGAGTGGAGTGGTGCCAGCGAGGGGGAGCGGAGGAAGGCCAAGGTGCCGCCGCCAGTGCCCAAAAAACCCAGCGTGCTCTACCTGCCGCTCGCCCCAACCCCGGCACATCTGGGAGCTGGCATGGGGGACCAgccacccacccccagccccatcaTCACGCTGGACACTGACCCTACCTGCTGCGACCCTGACGCTGAGGAGCCGCCGTCCCCAGAGGCCCTGGGCACAGCACAAGCCAGTGACCACTCCTCAGAGCAAG GCAGCTCAGGGGAGGctggcacagaggaaaaaagcttCGTCAGCGACAAGACGGCTGACTCCATCGCAGAGGAGGACGACGATGTGTTCGTGACATCCCGCACCACAGAGGATCTCTTCACTGTGATCCACAG GtcgaagaggaaggtcttgggcCGGAAAGAGCCTGGTGACACCTTTGGCAGCCGGCCCAACTCCCACTCACCTGTAAAGACTTCAGGCTCCCCAACCAGCGATTCTCCAGCAGTAGCAGGCAGCACCGGGAAGTCCTCCAGCAGGAATGAAGACTTTAAAGCCCTGCTCCAGAAGAAGAGCAGCAAAACCAGCCCCGGTACCCGGCCATCTGCTGCTGAACTGCTCAAGACCACAAACCCACTGGCTCGGAGGGTCATGATGGAATTTGCCCCTGAGCTCGACGGTGCAAACAGTCCCAAAAGCCAGCCCTAA
- the NHSL2 gene encoding NHS-like protein 2 isoform X5 has protein sequence MGNAQRKAPRSQRRGRMRSATATSNLDLENKKAAHTKLSWQQPVNVFLASGRPPGMEQLHQEAQLNLQSLLQEEYEEQYTESRVTGQTFRATGHLPPDTPPEPSPRPPPAKRLEFVLMPPSRRATEEETAGTTALGARLPDTSLSLPTSPDKQPAWTRAFPLPTVEEKQWHQSCSIQTNIVPINVSGSANGPTLNTRVPIAESLSCSFVPEATSGGKTPQEISPHQPLSAPLRKTFSDLGARCCQPPATMDSAATPCTSACNGPQGTHFPPSWSTLGYGSPSSPTTSQGKGPPCASPGGSIPSPSPGSPAASFFIATEERAGSNGPGSFSSTVPESPSTSGGGQRCEGREAKVNFLPGGQEEPEPAVEPARLEVERAGCRFRERSLSVPTDSGSLCSVDIAYAETRRGSANYALGYPSASSEGSTSTDNISLGLEPEGQRRRRSKSISLKKAKKKPSPPTRSVSLIKEGQDATAGPSSPLPKDQRPKSLCIPPEPQGHRLVHADPQGSVGREPDGTATPHQWHLTDWKASDPYRSLSSSSTATGTTAIECTKARGSSESLTSPSISRATTPSQLSAEADLKTSSPGRPTGLMSPSSGYSSQSETPTPTVPTSAILGHSPHQVRVRPLVPERKSSLPPTSPMERSPKSRLSFDLPLTPPAHLDLSGLKISLKGKTKVSRHHSDSTFGTKLAQKTSPITPIMPVVTQSDLRSVRLRSISRSEPEDNADGPDHAEELSRGPCLGPERKVKPPVAEKPPLAKRPPIILPKPPPLREEGPLSPTSPPGAATKEKGLPQDGFVVLRKGEWRRSPGDSPLPLTLAGPRRLSQGSLEDEPRPEWSGASEGERRKAKVPPPVPKKPSVLYLPLAPTPAHLGAGMGDQPPTPSPIITLDTDPTCCDPDAEEPPSPEALGTAQASDHSSEQGSSGEAGTEEKSFVSDKTADSIAEEDDDVFVTSRTTEDLFTVIHRSKRKVLGRKEPGDTFGSRPNSHSPVKTSGSPTSDSPAVAGSTGKSSSRNEDFKALLQKKSSKTSPGTRPSAAELLKTTNPLARRVMMEFAPELDGANSPKSQP, from the exons ATGGGCAACGCGCAGCGGAAGGCGCCGCGCAGCCAGCGGCGGGGCAGGATGCGCTCAGCAACAG CCACCTCTAACCTGGACCTCGAGAACAAGAAAGCCGCCCACACCAAGCTGTCATGGCAGCAGCCAGTGAATGTCTTCCTGGCATCTGGGCGCCCGCCGGGCATGGAGCAGCTGCACCAGGAGGCCCAGCTCAACCTCCAGAGCTTGCTGCAAG AGGAGTATGAGGAGCAGTACACCGAGAGCAGGGTCACCGGGCAGACCTTCCGTGCCACCGGCcacctgccccccgacaccccccctgAGCCGTCGCCGCGACCCCCGCCTGCTAAGCGCCTTGAGTTTGTGCTTATG CCCCCAAGCCGGCGAGCAACCGAAGAGGAGACTGCTGGCACAACTGCACTCGGTGCTCGGCTGCCCGACACCTCCCTGAGCCTCCCTACCAGCCCAGACAAGCAGCCAGCCTGGACCAGGGCCTTCCCCCTGCCCACCGTGGAGGAGAAGCAGTGGCACCAGTCCTGCTCCATCCAAACCAACATCGTCCCCATCAATGTCTCGG GCAGTGCCAACGGCCCCACACTCAACACACGTGTGCCCATTGCCGAGTCCCTCTCCTGCAGCTTCGTGCCTGAGGCCACAAGTGGGGGGAAGACACCCCAGGAGAtcagtccccaccagcccctctctgccccgCTGAGGAAGACCTTCAGTGATCTCGGTGCCCGCTGCTGCCAGCCACCCGCCACCATGGACAGTGCGGCCACCCCCTGCACCAGTGCTTGCAACGGGCCGCAGGGCACCCACTTCCCCCCATCCTGGAGTACCCTGGGCTACGGGAGCCCTTCCAGCCCCACCACCAGCCAGGGCAAGGGGCCCCCCTGTGCCTCTCCAGGTGGCTCCATCCCATCACCCAGCCCAGGCTCACCCGCTGCCTCCTTCTTCATTGCCACAGAGGAGCGTGCAGGCAGCAATGGGCCTGGCTCCTTTTCCAGCACAGTGCCTGAGTCTCCCTCCACCTCCGGGGGTGGCCAGAGGTGTGAGGGCCGAGAAGCCAAGGTGAACTTCTTGCCAggaggccaggaggagccggagCCAGCTGTGGAGCCAGCACGGCTGGAGGTGGAGCGGGCAGGGTGCCGGTTCCGCGAGCGGTCGCTGTCAGTGCCCACTGACTCGGGCTCCCTCTGCTCGGTGGACATTGCGTACGCTGAGACCCGGCGGGGCAGTGCCAACTACGCCCTGGGCTACCCCAGCGCCAGCTCTGAGGGCAGCACCAGCACTGACAACATCTCCCTGGGGCTGGAGCCAGAGggccagcggcggcggcgctccaAGAGCATCTCCCTCAAGAAGGCGAAGAAGAAGCCCTCGCCGCCCACACGCAGCGTCTCTCTGATTAAAGAGGGGCAGGATGCCACCGCGGGGCCCAGCTCACCACTGCCCAAGGATCAGCGACCCAAGAGCCTGTGCATCCCACCGGAGCCCCAGGGGCACCGGCTGGTGCATGCTGACCCCCAGGGGAGCGTGGGGAGGGAGCCCGACGGCACGGCTACCCCCCACCAGTGGCATCTCACGGACTGGAAGGCCAGCGATCCCTACCGGTCCCTCTCCAGCTCAAGCACAGCCACAGGGACCACAGCCATCGAATGCACCAAGGCACGGGGCAGCTCTGAGTCCCTCACATCCCCCTCCATCTCCAGGGCCACGACGCCTTCCCAGCTCTCCGCCGAAGCAGACCTCAAGACCTCCTCCCCAGGCAGGCCCACTGGGCTGATGTCCCCATCCAGCGGGTACTCCAGCCAGTCGGAAACCCCAACGCCCACCGTCCCCACCTCTGCCATCCTTGGGCACTCCCCGCACCAGGTGCGGGTGAGGCCACTTGTCCCTGAGAGGAAGTCCTCActgccccccacatcccccatgGAGAGGAGCCCCAAGTCCAGGCTGTCCTTCGACCTGCCGCTCACGCCACCCGCCCACCTCGACCTCTCAGGGCTGAAAATCTCCCTGAAAGGGAAGACGAAGGTCAGCCGGCACCACTCCGACTCCACCTTTGGCACCAAGCTGGCCCAGAAGACCAGCCCCATCACACCCATCATGCCGGTGGTCACACAGTCCGACCTGCGCTCCGTCCGCCTCCGCTCCATCAGCCGCTCGGAGCCAGAGGACAATGCTGATGGACCAGATCACGCTGAGGAGCTGTCGCGCGGTCCCTGCCTGGGGCCAGAGAGGAAGGTGAAGCCACCTGTGGCAGAGAAGCCACCACTGGCCAAGCGGCCCCCGATCATCCTGCCCAAGCCCCCACCTCTGCGGGAGGAGGGTCCCCTGTCCCCCACGTCCCCACCAGGTGCCGCCACCAAGGAGAAGGGGCTGCCTCAGGATGGCTTCGTGGTGCTGCGGAAAGGGGAGTGGAGGAGGAGCCCGGGGGACTCCCCCTTGCCCCTGACCCTGGCAGGACCCCGGCGGCTCTCGCAGGGCAGCCTGGAGGATGAGCCACGGCCAGAGTGGAGTGGTGCCAGCGAGGGGGAGCGGAGGAAGGCCAAGGTGCCGCCGCCAGTGCCCAAAAAACCCAGCGTGCTCTACCTGCCGCTCGCCCCAACCCCGGCACATCTGGGAGCTGGCATGGGGGACCAgccacccacccccagccccatcaTCACGCTGGACACTGACCCTACCTGCTGCGACCCTGACGCTGAGGAGCCGCCGTCCCCAGAGGCCCTGGGCACAGCACAAGCCAGTGACCACTCCTCAGAGCAAG GCAGCTCAGGGGAGGctggcacagaggaaaaaagcttCGTCAGCGACAAGACGGCTGACTCCATCGCAGAGGAGGACGACGATGTGTTCGTGACATCCCGCACCACAGAGGATCTCTTCACTGTGATCCACAG GtcgaagaggaaggtcttgggcCGGAAAGAGCCTGGTGACACCTTTGGCAGCCGGCCCAACTCCCACTCACCTGTAAAGACTTCAGGCTCCCCAACCAGCGATTCTCCAGCAGTAGCAGGCAGCACCGGGAAGTCCTCCAGCAGGAATGAAGACTTTAAAGCCCTGCTCCAGAAGAAGAGCAGCAAAACCAGCCCCGGTACCCGGCCATCTGCTGCTGAACTGCTCAAGACCACAAACCCACTGGCTCGGAGGGTCATGATGGAATTTGCCCCTGAGCTCGACGGTGCAAACAGTCCCAAAAGCCAGCCCTAA
- the NHSL2 gene encoding NHS-like protein 2 isoform X2, which translates to MALSNISLWIRDAWAVATSNLDLENKKAAHTKLSWQQPVNVFLASGRPPGMEQLHQEAQLNLQSLLQEEYEEQYTESRVTGQTFRATGHLPPDTPPEPSPRPPPAKRLEFVLMPPSRRATEEETAGTTALGARLPDTSLSLPTSPDKQPAWTRAFPLPTVEEKQWHQSCSIQTNIVPINVSGQHFARHASARHSLFNTETAMNPKSTLRRRRTIIGFPNLSLRDQGSANGPTLNTRVPIAESLSCSFVPEATSGGKTPQEISPHQPLSAPLRKTFSDLGARCCQPPATMDSAATPCTSACNGPQGTHFPPSWSTLGYGSPSSPTTSQGKGPPCASPGGSIPSPSPGSPAASFFIATEERAGSNGPGSFSSTVPESPSTSGGGQRCEGREAKVNFLPGGQEEPEPAVEPARLEVERAGCRFRERSLSVPTDSGSLCSVDIAYAETRRGSANYALGYPSASSEGSTSTDNISLGLEPEGQRRRRSKSISLKKAKKKPSPPTRSVSLIKEGQDATAGPSSPLPKDQRPKSLCIPPEPQGHRLVHADPQGSVGREPDGTATPHQWHLTDWKASDPYRSLSSSSTATGTTAIECTKARGSSESLTSPSISRATTPSQLSAEADLKTSSPGRPTGLMSPSSGYSSQSETPTPTVPTSAILGHSPHQVRVRPLVPERKSSLPPTSPMERSPKSRLSFDLPLTPPAHLDLSGLKISLKGKTKVSRHHSDSTFGTKLAQKTSPITPIMPVVTQSDLRSVRLRSISRSEPEDNADGPDHAEELSRGPCLGPERKVKPPVAEKPPLAKRPPIILPKPPPLREEGPLSPTSPPGAATKEKGLPQDGFVVLRKGEWRRSPGDSPLPLTLAGPRRLSQGSLEDEPRPEWSGASEGERRKAKVPPPVPKKPSVLYLPLAPTPAHLGAGMGDQPPTPSPIITLDTDPTCCDPDAEEPPSPEALGTAQASDHSSEQGSSGEAGTEEKSFVSDKTADSIAEEDDDVFVTSRTTEDLFTVIHRSKRKVLGRKEPGDTFGSRPNSHSPVKTSGSPTSDSPAVAGSTGKSSSRNEDFKALLQKKSSKTSPGTRPSAAELLKTTNPLARRVMMEFAPELDGANSPKSQP; encoded by the exons ATGGCTCTGTCAAATATCTCCCTGTGGATTCGGGATGCCTGGGCAGTAG CCACCTCTAACCTGGACCTCGAGAACAAGAAAGCCGCCCACACCAAGCTGTCATGGCAGCAGCCAGTGAATGTCTTCCTGGCATCTGGGCGCCCGCCGGGCATGGAGCAGCTGCACCAGGAGGCCCAGCTCAACCTCCAGAGCTTGCTGCAAG AGGAGTATGAGGAGCAGTACACCGAGAGCAGGGTCACCGGGCAGACCTTCCGTGCCACCGGCcacctgccccccgacaccccccctgAGCCGTCGCCGCGACCCCCGCCTGCTAAGCGCCTTGAGTTTGTGCTTATG CCCCCAAGCCGGCGAGCAACCGAAGAGGAGACTGCTGGCACAACTGCACTCGGTGCTCGGCTGCCCGACACCTCCCTGAGCCTCCCTACCAGCCCAGACAAGCAGCCAGCCTGGACCAGGGCCTTCCCCCTGCCCACCGTGGAGGAGAAGCAGTGGCACCAGTCCTGCTCCATCCAAACCAACATCGTCCCCATCAATGTCTCGG GGCAGCACTTTGCTAGGCACGCGAGTGCTCGTCACTCCCTGTTTAACACAGAGACCGCGATGAACCCCAAGTCCACCCTGCGGCGTAGACGGACCATTATCGGATTCCCTAACCTGTCCCTGCGAGACCAAG GCAGTGCCAACGGCCCCACACTCAACACACGTGTGCCCATTGCCGAGTCCCTCTCCTGCAGCTTCGTGCCTGAGGCCACAAGTGGGGGGAAGACACCCCAGGAGAtcagtccccaccagcccctctctgccccgCTGAGGAAGACCTTCAGTGATCTCGGTGCCCGCTGCTGCCAGCCACCCGCCACCATGGACAGTGCGGCCACCCCCTGCACCAGTGCTTGCAACGGGCCGCAGGGCACCCACTTCCCCCCATCCTGGAGTACCCTGGGCTACGGGAGCCCTTCCAGCCCCACCACCAGCCAGGGCAAGGGGCCCCCCTGTGCCTCTCCAGGTGGCTCCATCCCATCACCCAGCCCAGGCTCACCCGCTGCCTCCTTCTTCATTGCCACAGAGGAGCGTGCAGGCAGCAATGGGCCTGGCTCCTTTTCCAGCACAGTGCCTGAGTCTCCCTCCACCTCCGGGGGTGGCCAGAGGTGTGAGGGCCGAGAAGCCAAGGTGAACTTCTTGCCAggaggccaggaggagccggagCCAGCTGTGGAGCCAGCACGGCTGGAGGTGGAGCGGGCAGGGTGCCGGTTCCGCGAGCGGTCGCTGTCAGTGCCCACTGACTCGGGCTCCCTCTGCTCGGTGGACATTGCGTACGCTGAGACCCGGCGGGGCAGTGCCAACTACGCCCTGGGCTACCCCAGCGCCAGCTCTGAGGGCAGCACCAGCACTGACAACATCTCCCTGGGGCTGGAGCCAGAGggccagcggcggcggcgctccaAGAGCATCTCCCTCAAGAAGGCGAAGAAGAAGCCCTCGCCGCCCACACGCAGCGTCTCTCTGATTAAAGAGGGGCAGGATGCCACCGCGGGGCCCAGCTCACCACTGCCCAAGGATCAGCGACCCAAGAGCCTGTGCATCCCACCGGAGCCCCAGGGGCACCGGCTGGTGCATGCTGACCCCCAGGGGAGCGTGGGGAGGGAGCCCGACGGCACGGCTACCCCCCACCAGTGGCATCTCACGGACTGGAAGGCCAGCGATCCCTACCGGTCCCTCTCCAGCTCAAGCACAGCCACAGGGACCACAGCCATCGAATGCACCAAGGCACGGGGCAGCTCTGAGTCCCTCACATCCCCCTCCATCTCCAGGGCCACGACGCCTTCCCAGCTCTCCGCCGAAGCAGACCTCAAGACCTCCTCCCCAGGCAGGCCCACTGGGCTGATGTCCCCATCCAGCGGGTACTCCAGCCAGTCGGAAACCCCAACGCCCACCGTCCCCACCTCTGCCATCCTTGGGCACTCCCCGCACCAGGTGCGGGTGAGGCCACTTGTCCCTGAGAGGAAGTCCTCActgccccccacatcccccatgGAGAGGAGCCCCAAGTCCAGGCTGTCCTTCGACCTGCCGCTCACGCCACCCGCCCACCTCGACCTCTCAGGGCTGAAAATCTCCCTGAAAGGGAAGACGAAGGTCAGCCGGCACCACTCCGACTCCACCTTTGGCACCAAGCTGGCCCAGAAGACCAGCCCCATCACACCCATCATGCCGGTGGTCACACAGTCCGACCTGCGCTCCGTCCGCCTCCGCTCCATCAGCCGCTCGGAGCCAGAGGACAATGCTGATGGACCAGATCACGCTGAGGAGCTGTCGCGCGGTCCCTGCCTGGGGCCAGAGAGGAAGGTGAAGCCACCTGTGGCAGAGAAGCCACCACTGGCCAAGCGGCCCCCGATCATCCTGCCCAAGCCCCCACCTCTGCGGGAGGAGGGTCCCCTGTCCCCCACGTCCCCACCAGGTGCCGCCACCAAGGAGAAGGGGCTGCCTCAGGATGGCTTCGTGGTGCTGCGGAAAGGGGAGTGGAGGAGGAGCCCGGGGGACTCCCCCTTGCCCCTGACCCTGGCAGGACCCCGGCGGCTCTCGCAGGGCAGCCTGGAGGATGAGCCACGGCCAGAGTGGAGTGGTGCCAGCGAGGGGGAGCGGAGGAAGGCCAAGGTGCCGCCGCCAGTGCCCAAAAAACCCAGCGTGCTCTACCTGCCGCTCGCCCCAACCCCGGCACATCTGGGAGCTGGCATGGGGGACCAgccacccacccccagccccatcaTCACGCTGGACACTGACCCTACCTGCTGCGACCCTGACGCTGAGGAGCCGCCGTCCCCAGAGGCCCTGGGCACAGCACAAGCCAGTGACCACTCCTCAGAGCAAG GCAGCTCAGGGGAGGctggcacagaggaaaaaagcttCGTCAGCGACAAGACGGCTGACTCCATCGCAGAGGAGGACGACGATGTGTTCGTGACATCCCGCACCACAGAGGATCTCTTCACTGTGATCCACAG GtcgaagaggaaggtcttgggcCGGAAAGAGCCTGGTGACACCTTTGGCAGCCGGCCCAACTCCCACTCACCTGTAAAGACTTCAGGCTCCCCAACCAGCGATTCTCCAGCAGTAGCAGGCAGCACCGGGAAGTCCTCCAGCAGGAATGAAGACTTTAAAGCCCTGCTCCAGAAGAAGAGCAGCAAAACCAGCCCCGGTACCCGGCCATCTGCTGCTGAACTGCTCAAGACCACAAACCCACTGGCTCGGAGGGTCATGATGGAATTTGCCCCTGAGCTCGACGGTGCAAACAGTCCCAAAAGCCAGCCCTAA